One region of Miscanthus floridulus cultivar M001 chromosome 19, ASM1932011v1, whole genome shotgun sequence genomic DNA includes:
- the LOC136527037 gene encoding nucleolar GTP-binding protein 1-like yields the protein MVQYNFKKITVVPPGKDFIDIILSRTQRQTPTVVHKGYAISRIRQFYMRKVRYSQQNFYEKLSTIIDEFPRLDNIHPFYGDLLHVLYNKDHYKLALGQINTARNIIAKISKDYLRLLKYGDSLYRCKCLKVAALGRMCTVVKRISPSLAYLEQIRQHMARLPSIDPNTRTVLICGYPNVGKSSFMNKVTRADVDVQPYAFTTKSLFVGHTDYKYLRYQVIDTPGILDRPFEDRNIIEMCSITALAHLRAAVLFFLDISGSCGYSIAQQAALFHSIKSLFMNKPLVIVCNKTDLQPLEGLSEDDMKLVMEMKAEAMKTITEAGGPNEEGVLLTMSTLTDDGVMAVKNAACERLLEQRVDVKMKSKKMMDCLNRFHVAVPKPRDNMERPVCIPQAVLEARANAAAKEKKKLEKDIENENGGAGVYSASLKKHYILANDEWKEDILPEILDGHNVADFLDPDIQVRCEELEREEGLRLEEQAAEDAFQIDGHELTQEQKEILAQIRKKKALLIQEHRMKKRTAESRPIVPRKFDKDRKFTTDRMGRQLSSMGVDPSAAMNRARSQSRGRKHERSVSRAAADGDGMEIDSQQSNKKLRLTSRSRSRSRAPEEVVPGEGFKDSEQKKAAIKKAKAATRNRNKDARRGEADRVIPTLKPKHLFSGKRTLGKTSRR from the coding sequence ATGGTGCAGTACAATTTCAAGAAGATCACTGTTGTCCCTCCTGGGAAGGACTTCATTGACATAATCTTGTCCCGCACCCAAAGGCAGACGCCGACTGTTGTCCACAAGGGATATGCTATCTCCCGCATTCGTCAGTTTTATATGCGCAAGGTTAGGTATTCCCAGCAGAACTTCTATGAAAAGCTCTCCACCATCATCGATGAGTTTCCTCGACTGGATAACATCCACCCTTTCTATGGTGATCTCCTCCACGTGCTCTACAACAAGGATCACTACAAGCTTGCCCTGGGTCAGATCAACACAGCTAGGAACATCATTGCAAAGATATCCAAGGACTACTTGAGGCTGCTCAAGTATGGAGACTCCCTGTACCGGTGCAAGTGTCTGAAGGTGGCTGCACTAGGTCGCATGTGCACTGTCGTGAAGAGGATCAGTCCTAGTTTGGCTTACTTAGAGCAGATCAGGCAGCACATGGCCAGGCTTCCGTCCATAGACCCGAACACCCGTACTGTGCTGATTTGTGGATATCCAAATGTGGGGAAGAGTTCTTTCATGAACAAGGTTACAAGGGCAGATGTGGATGTCCAGCCGTATGCCTTTACAACAAAATCCCTGTTTGTTGGTCATACAGATTACAAGTACCTGCGCTACCAAGTGATTGACACACCAGGTATACTTGATCGGCCTTTTGAAGATAGGAACATCATAGAAATGTGCAGCATCACTGCTCTGGCACACTTGAGGGCTGCGGTGTTGTTCTTTCTGGACATCTCTGGATCTTGTGGATACAGTATTGCTCAGCAAGCTGCACTCTTCCACAGTATAAAGTCTCTGTTCATGAATAAGCCTTTGGTCATTGTGTGCAACAAGACTGACTTGCAGCCACTTGAAGGACTTTCTGAGGATGACATGAAGCTAGTCATGGAGATGAAGGCAGAGGCTATGAAGACTATAACCGAAGCTGGTGGTCCTAATGAAGAGGGTGTTTTGTTGACTATGAGCACTTTAACTGATGATGGTGTAATGGCTGTCAAAAATGCTGCATGCGAGAGGCTGCTTGAACAGAGGGTGGATGTGAAGATGAAGTCAAAGAAGATGATGGATTGTTTGAATAGGTTTCATGTTGCTGTTCCAAAGCCTCGTGACAACATGGAGAGGCCTGTTTGCATCCCTCAGGCTGTTCTGGAAGCTAGGGCGAATGCTgctgcaaaggaaaagaagaagcttgagaaggacaTTGAGAATGAGAATGGAGGTGCTGGGGTCTATTCTGCAAGTCTCAAGAAACATTATATATTGGCCAATGATGAATGGAAGGAGGATATTCTTCCAGAGATACTGGATGGTCACAACGTTGCCGATTTTCTGGATCCAGATATCCAAGTAAGGTGTGAAGAGTTGGAAAGAGAGGAAGGGCTTCGTCTGGAAGAACAAGCTGCAGAAGATGCTTTCCAGATTGATGGTCATGAACTAACTCAGGAACAGAAGGAGATTTTGGCTCAGATTAGGAAGAAGAAGGCATTACTCATCCAAGAACATAGAATGAAGAAGAGAACTGCAGAAAGCCGTCCTATTGTCCCTAGAAAGTTTGACAAAGATAGGAAATTCACAACTGATAGGATGGGACGTCAGCTTTCCTCCATGGGTGTGGATCCTAGTGCTGCCATGAATAGAGCTCGCAGCCAGTCTAGGGGTCGCAAGCATGAGAGGTCAGTGAGCAGAGCTGCAGCTGATGGTGACGGTATGGAGATAGATAGCCAGCAATCCAACAAGAAACTGCGTCTGACATCAAGGTCTAGGTCGAGGTCACGGGCTCCTGAGGAGGTCGTTCCTGGAGAAGGATTCAAGGACTCTGAGCAGAAGAAGGCGGCTATCAAGAAAGCGAAGGCCGCTACTAGGAACAGGAACAAGGATGCTCGCCGTGGAGAGGCTGACCGTGTTATTCCCACTTTGAAACCAAAGCATCTGTTCTCTGGGAAACGCACTCTTGGAAAGACAAGCAGGCGATAA
- the LOC136527038 gene encoding adrenodoxin-like protein 2, mitochondrial has product MGWALFSLYTYFLQWAAWPISCGGGGLCLQTPPRHGVSRPHPNSSPSPSFPPSWRGGHAAGSRRFRTVRSPSFPGSEGAGSATAMFPRISRLGARLLRESRAETRAGNLRSSRGILYQGHVNRHSTPVVTPTVLSLRNVLLSTTTSGDQDESSQAKDKISVTFVNEDGSEKTISVPVGMSMLEAAHENDIELEGACEGSLACSTCHVIVMDVNYYNKLEDPADEENDMLDLAFGLTETSRLGCQVIAKPELDGMRLALPVATRNFAVDGYVPKPH; this is encoded by the exons ATGGGCTGGGCTTTGTTCAGCTTATATACATATTTCCTTCAATGGGCCGCTTGGCCCATTTCCTGCGGTGGCGGCGGCTTGTGTCTCCAAACTCCTCCACGGCACGGCGTTTCACGGCCGCACCCCAACTCGTCGCCTTCCCCGTCCTTCCCGCCGTCGTGGAGAGGAGGTCACGCGGCTGGCTCCCGCCGCTTCCGGACGGTTCGGTCTCCTAGCTTCCCC GGTTCGGAGGGAGCAGGATCAGCTACCGCGATGTTCCCCAGGATCTCCCGGCTTGGGGCGCGGCTCCTGCGCGAGTCGAGAGCCGAGACGAGAGCTG GAAACTTGCGAAGCAGTCGAGGCATTTTGTATCAAGGTCATGTTAATCGGCATTCGACACCAGTGGTGACTCCTACTGTATTATCCTTG cGGAATGTCCTTTTGTCAACTACAACAAGTGGTGATCAGGATGAAAGCAGTCAGGCAAAGGATAA AATCTCGGTAACATTTGTCAACGAGGATGGCTCAGAAAAGACAATAAGTGTTCCAGTTGGAATGTCCATGTTAGAAGCCGCTCATGAAAACGACATAGAGCTTGAAG GAGCATGTGAGGGCTCACTTGCGTGTTCTACTTGTCATGTAATAGTAATG GATGTAAACTATTATAACAAGTTAGAAGATCCAGcggatgaagaaaatgatatgcTTGACCTTGCATTTGGGCTCACAGAAAC GTCTCGCCTCGGCTGCCAAGTGATCGCGAAGCCTGAACTTGATGGTATGCGGCTGGCATTACCTGTAGCCACAAGAAACTTCGCAGTAGATGGCTATGTACCGAAACCACACTGA